One window from the genome of Fulvivirga lutea encodes:
- a CDS encoding ribonucleoside-diphosphate reductase small subunit, whose translation MSETATAIEPILQENENRFVLFPIKHDDIWEFYKKAEASFWTAEEIDLGQDLKDWEKMTDGERHFISHVLAFFAASDGIVNENLAEHFVAEVQYTEAKFFYGFQIAMENIHSETYSLLIDTYVKDPKQKDKLFNAIETMDCVKKKADWALRWIDEGNFQERLVAFAAVEGIFFSGSFCSIFWLKKRGLMPGLSFSNELISRDEGLHCDFACLLYNNHVENKLDEQVIIDIIKDAVDIEKEFVTDALPVNLIGMNAELMCQYIEFVADRLLNELIGKKIYNSSNPFDFMEMISLQGKTNFFEKRVGDYQKAGVMKGNEDSNKFSLDEDF comes from the coding sequence ATGAGTGAGACAGCTACCGCAATTGAACCAATTTTACAAGAAAACGAAAACCGTTTTGTATTGTTCCCCATCAAGCATGATGACATTTGGGAATTCTATAAGAAAGCAGAAGCAAGTTTTTGGACGGCAGAAGAAATTGACTTAGGTCAAGATCTTAAAGATTGGGAAAAGATGACTGACGGTGAGCGTCATTTCATTTCTCATGTATTGGCCTTCTTTGCTGCCAGTGATGGTATAGTAAATGAAAACCTTGCTGAGCACTTTGTAGCTGAAGTTCAGTACACGGAAGCAAAATTCTTTTATGGCTTTCAGATTGCCATGGAGAACATCCACTCAGAAACGTATTCTTTATTGATCGATACGTATGTAAAAGATCCAAAGCAAAAAGATAAACTTTTCAATGCCATTGAAACAATGGACTGCGTGAAGAAAAAAGCTGATTGGGCTTTAAGATGGATCGATGAAGGAAACTTCCAGGAAAGACTAGTAGCATTTGCTGCTGTGGAGGGTATATTCTTCTCAGGTAGCTTCTGTTCAATTTTCTGGTTGAAGAAAAGAGGCTTAATGCCAGGTTTAAGTTTCTCTAATGAGTTAATCTCAAGAGATGAGGGGCTACACTGTGATTTCGCTTGTTTATTATACAATAACCATGTTGAGAACAAACTAGACGAGCAAGTAATCATCGACATCATTAAAGATGCCGTTGACATTGAAAAAGAATTTGTAACGGATGCTTTGCCTGTAAACCTAATAGGCATGAATGCGGAGCTGATGTGTCAATATATCGAGTTTGTTGCTGACAGATTATTAAATGAATTGATCGGTAAGAAGATTTACAATTCTTCGAACCCATTCGATTTCATGGAAATGATCTCGTTACAGGGCAAAACTAATTTTTTCGAGAAGAGAGTGGGCGATTACCAAAAGGCCGGAGTAATGAAAGGCAACGAGGATTCGAACAAGTTCTCTTTAGATGAAGATTTTTAA
- the rplU gene encoding 50S ribosomal protein L21, whose product MYAIVDIAGKQFKVTQDQFVYAPLMEGEEGASVEFDKVLLVDNDGKVEVGAPLVKGAKVSGKILGHVKGDKVVVFKKKRRKGYKKRNGHRQDFTKVLIEGIKK is encoded by the coding sequence ATGTACGCAATAGTTGACATAGCCGGAAAGCAGTTCAAAGTAACGCAAGACCAGTTCGTTTATGCTCCTTTAATGGAGGGCGAAGAAGGCGCTTCCGTAGAATTCGACAAAGTATTATTGGTTGACAATGATGGTAAAGTCGAAGTTGGCGCACCGCTAGTAAAAGGCGCAAAAGTTTCAGGAAAAATTCTTGGACACGTGAAAGGTGACAAAGTAGTTGTCTTCAAAAAGAAAAGAAGAAAAGGCTACAAGAAAAGAAATGGTCACAGACAAGATTTCACTAAAGTATTAATCGAAGGAATTAAAAAATAA
- the rpmA gene encoding 50S ribosomal protein L27 produces the protein MAHKKGVGSSKNGRESESKRLGVKIYGGQAAIAGNIIVRQRGTKHHPGVNVGIGKDHTLFALKDGIVNFKKGKNDRSYVSVEEVN, from the coding sequence ATGGCACACAAAAAAGGAGTAGGTAGTTCGAAGAACGGTAGAGAGTCGGAAAGTAAACGACTTGGAGTTAAGATATACGGTGGACAAGCGGCTATCGCTGGTAACATCATTGTTAGACAAAGAGGAACAAAGCACCACCCAGGTGTGAATGTAGGTATCGGTAAAGATCATACATTATTCGCTTTGAAAGACGGTATCGTTAACTTCAAAAAAGGTAAAAACGATCGTTCATACGTTTCTGTAGAAGAGGTTAACTAA
- a CDS encoding rhomboid family intramembrane serine protease codes for MSITLIIIIITGLISYNAFNNPTLKARLIFNPYTILRNREYHRFLSSGFIHADFIHLLFNMFVLWMFGGYVEQIFAAIYGTAGYVLYVLMYLIGIVVSDIPSFLKHKDSPYYNALGASGGVSALLFSFIVFNPTQDLCLYGLLCFPGFIWGALYIIYSVYMGKRKGDNINHDAHLYGGLFGIAFTIVAVPGVIPAFIDQLSTFSLF; via the coding sequence ATGTCAATCACGCTCATAATAATCATTATTACAGGGTTAATAAGCTACAATGCTTTCAATAATCCAACCTTGAAGGCAAGGCTAATTTTCAACCCATATACCATTCTTAGAAACAGGGAATACCATCGATTTTTATCCTCTGGTTTTATTCATGCCGATTTTATTCACTTGCTCTTTAATATGTTCGTTCTGTGGATGTTTGGTGGCTATGTAGAACAAATATTTGCCGCCATCTACGGAACAGCCGGATATGTACTCTATGTACTTATGTATTTGATTGGAATCGTAGTATCAGACATCCCTTCATTTCTAAAACATAAGGACAGCCCGTACTATAATGCATTGGGTGCATCTGGAGGAGTATCAGCCCTGCTTTTTAGTTTTATTGTATTTAATCCAACCCAAGACCTATGTCTTTATGGCCTATTATGCTTTCCGGGTTTTATATGGGGAGCACTCTATATTATCTATTCTGTTTATATGGGCAAGCGAAAGGGAGACAATATTAACCACGATGCTCATTTGTATGGTGGCCTATTTGGAATTGCCTTTACAATTGTTGCCGTACCTGGAGTTATACCAGCATTTATTGATCAGCTGAGTACGTTCAGTTTATTCTAA